The Arachis ipaensis cultivar K30076 chromosome B07, Araip1.1, whole genome shotgun sequence genome includes a window with the following:
- the LOC107609912 gene encoding la-related protein 1C-like has product MVTSAADSSSNHHSPIVAAATTTNVPTSNLNFPRKNLPSPWAQVVRGPDVEPPSAAVHELLSPSSCSSSSATDQLLQSSDPSPLVESSNSDGATAAAASVDSLDADKAGNNAGGPKKPAWRRQSNGVEDACAVKVMDAVSWPALSDSTKPTTKLSPEASSSKTAFDGSQPTPRGPVALHSPRKQGVGNARPNPASVYGGAGRQRLIIKRGGGNVNGNGNGAGPVQAMRSFSAPPPPPPPPPFPVIQMPPTSFPNGVAGVAALVPRDPYRNSSWGARSSVGSFVPPMIEHRSPSRRVNFGHHPRTGGSFHNYGSRSDQDRQNYAHTRDPQLHPPRMFPTRAMSPLPPNTPSFAGPQPIPPFVNHAGFPEYCYFPTLQFEPFGGMPFFTHGPPAAMFYPVAETSLVNAIVKQIDYYFSDTNLVKDEFLRSNMDDQGFVPIRLVASFRRVKSLTSNVELIIDSLRISTIIEVKGDKLRRRKDWMKWLPSPLNRADFGSTSMGGSSYNNSATDFENITLDKTTVDRLNSNSITTSDGNVNEESSSSYQFHNHDAMLSSN; this is encoded by the exons ATGGTTACCAGCGCGGCTGATTCTTCCTCTAACCACCACTCTCCCATTGTTGCTGCCGCCACAACCACAAATGTTCCCACCAGTAACCTTAATTTCCCGCGAAAAAACCTGCCTTCTCCTTGGGCTCAAGTCGTTCGCGGCCCCGACGTTGAGCCACCCTCCGCCGCCGTCCACGAATTGCTGTCGCCATCGTCTTGCTCGTCCTCCTCTGCAACCGACCAACTGCTGCAATCCTCCGATCCCTCGCCGCTGGTTGAAAGTTCTAATTCCGATGGCGCCACCGCGGCTGCAGCAAGTGTAGATAGCTTGGATGCTGATAAGGCGGGCAATAATGCGGGTGGACCTAAGAAACCCGCGTGGAGGAGGCAATCCAACGGCGTAGAAGATGCTTGTGCTGTGAAGGTAATGGACGCTGTTTCTTGGCCCGCTTTGTCAGATTCCACCAAGCCTACCACTAAGTTGTCACCTGAGGCCTCATCTTCCAAGACTGCTTTTGATGGATCGCAACCTACTCCTCGG GGTCCGGTTGCTTTACACTCTCCTCGAAAGCAAGGAGTTGGCAATGCAAGACCTAATCCAGCATCAGTTTATGGTGGGGCTGGTAGACAAAGACTAATAATAAAGCGTGGAGGCGGCAATGTCAATGGCAATGGCAATGGTGCTGGCCCTGTTCAAGCAATGAGGAGCTTCTCTGCtcctcctcctccaccaccaccacccccttTTCCTGTAATTCAGATGCCTCCAACTAGCTTTCCTAATGGGGTAGCAGGGGTGGCAGCCCTTGTTCCAAGAGATCCTTACAGGAATAGTAGCTGGGGTGCAAGGTCTTCGGTTGGGAGTTTCGTGCCACCAATGATTGAACATAGGAGTCCATCTCGCAGGGTAAATTTTGGGCATCATCCACGTACTGGTGGTTCTTTTCATAATTATGGCAGCCGGAGTGATCAGGATCGCCAAAATTATGCACATACCAGAGATCCTCAGTTACACCCGCCAAGGATGTTTCCAACACGAGCAATGAGCCCGCTTCCACCTAATACCCCTTCATTTGCAGGTCCTCAGCCTATACCACCGTTTGTAAACCATGCTGGCTTTCCTG AATATTGTTATTTTCCAACGTTACAATTTGAACCATTTGGGGGTATGCCATTCTTTACCCATGGACCTCCTGCTGCAATGTTCTATCCTGTTGCAGAAACTTCTCTTGTCAATGCAATAGTCAAGCAAATTGATTATTATTTTAG TGATACTAATTTAGTGAAAGATGAGTTTTTACGTTCTAACATGGATGATCAGGGCTTTGTTCCAATTAGATTGGTTGCAAGCTTTCGTCGT GTTAAAAGTTTGACAAGCAATGTTGAGTTGATTATAGATTCATTGAGAATATCTACTATTATAGAAGTGAAG GGTGATAAGTTGAGGAGgcggaaggattggatgaagtgGCTGCCCTCTCCTTTGAATCGGGCAGATTTTGGTTCAACATCTATGGGTGGATCAAGTTATAATAACTCGGCAACTGATTTTGAAAATATCACTTTGGATAAGACCACTGTGGATAGACTTAATTCCAATTCTATCACAACCAGTGATGGCAATGTGAATGAAGAGTCCTCTAGTTCGTATCAATTCCATAATCATGATGCTATGCTTAGCAGCAATTAA